In the Dasypus novemcinctus isolate mDasNov1 chromosome 16, mDasNov1.1.hap2, whole genome shotgun sequence genome, tggtgtggaaaaagtggccattgtggctgctgggggcagggaatgtGAGGAAGCGATGAgacgtggaggcatttttgggacttggagttgtcctgggtggtactgcagggacaattgccggacattgtatgtcctcctatggcccactggatggaacgtgggagagtgtggactatggtgtgaaccacaggccatggggtgcagcaatgctcagagatgtactcaccagatgcaatgtgaggtgaggcaggctgaagtctggctggcaagcatagccgcgcccagtgggggatatgcgcagcccaccactcgggcgtagggcggctggaacgggtgaactgccctcagccatggaacggtcGCACTGCCCTCGGCCCTGCCCAGGCAACtgacaccggcttgctgatagccagcagaagctgcctacgctcacatcccccctcccgcactgtcaagccgcagtacaagccgcaccataaaaggcaaggaactagtccctaccaatcactcccagccccgttcccctttcccgccggtgccgccccttcaccaacctagaatctgcctcttccccccaccaactgctcgccaccgccaatccaatccccctttggccacagccaatcagtcccctgctcactcccccataaccctatataaacacatgtacttcccttaataaattagacctcgtctccgtggtggtttctccgccgcgcgtcctccacgcctgcaagcccccccgcaggagcctaggcctctcctgccccgtcgcCCACCGGACAGGATGTACCGACCGcagcaatagatgtgtcatgatgatgggggagagtgttactgtggggggagtgctggggtgggggcggtgggagcgaatggggacctcatattttttgaatgtaatattttttaaaaaatgaataaattgagtagaatttggaaaaaaacccTATAGTTAACATACTCAAATAAATAAGGGATGATAAAAAAAATGTCATGCTATGTTCTGGATAGATGCTGACACAAGTAGAGAACATTTGGGGGAAACCTGAGGAAATTTGAATGAATGCCTTAGTTTAAAGTTTAAAATCATATCTCAGTATTGGCTCTTTAATTATGAAAAAAGTACCAAATTAATGCAAGATGCTAAATATAGGGGAAACTGGATGTGAGATACATAGGAGCTCTCTGTACTATCTTCCcatatttctgtaaatctaaaattattatgaagaaccccacccccagcaacctGCAGGTTTGGCTGTACACTTTTCCTTGCCTGGTTATTACTGCAAAATCTTCGGATCTAGGAGCTCAGGGCCAAGAAACCCCATCAGATCCCTTCCAGGCTCAGGACAATGGGGCCAAGGGCTTTCCCTTAGCAGGCTGGTCTGGGAACCCCTCCCTAAGGCATGGGCCCTGACGTGCCCATGTACCCTCCCCAAGTCCTGAATCTGTCCCCTCCTGGAGACTGCACTTGCAGATCTCCTGTTTACCTCCAGCTGGGATAATTGCTCCCTGAGGGCCTCCCCTGCTGCTTGGCTGTCCATGCTCTCCAGTGACCTTTACATCCACCCTGAGTGAAAAGTCTCCCTTAAAGGACAGCAGCAAATAATGTAGGCACCAATCCAGAGGAAACAGAGCTTTTAAATCCAAGGTTCTATCTCCCTTTAATCACAGTAAggatattgtttatattttcatgaaaACGTTAATATCTTATAATTGGATTGGAAGCAATTGGGTATATATCTCTTAAATTAATAGGAAATCTATTAATTGGTATAACCATCTGTCTGTCTTTCCCCTCCTTTTTGGATCATCTTTCCTAAGATTCCTTTAAATGTTTCTGTAAATATAGATTTAGTTTAGACCTGGTCTAATATGTTATGGGAAAATGCTCCATACAATCCCTTTGATCCTGTCTTCTATTATTTCAGTTTGAAATACTGAAGTGCCCCAAGACTCTCTCAGCTCCGTGGCTCTGCTGCCTCTGGTCCCATCTGTGCATCTGATTGGTAAGAGGGAAAAACAGCACCTGAGGTTTTGACTCTAGAATATGTCAAATTCCTTAGTATAAGCCTCTCAGCCACAGGAGTTGAAGTTGTGAATAACTGGCAGGAGGCACTGTGGTCAATGTTCAGATGCACAGGCAGAGTGCACCCTGGAGGTTAGTGGTGGGCTGTGGTTTGTAGGGGCCAGAGGAGGCTTTGATCATTTGTGTCCATACATGGATGGCCCTGTGCATTGAGGTGAAGGGTGTGTGGCAGGGGGCACTGTATCAACCCTTACAGAGACCCTTAGATGTTAACACCCCGAGAGTAAGGAATCCACTCTGGGTCCTGCTACACCTTTAGCACCCCAGTTCTGCAAGAACACAGCTTGGATTCTGGTCGGCAGCCAGTGTACACTACGACCCTTGTAAAGGTAGAGGTAAGAAGGTGAGGGGAATGAACAGGTCAGCAGTCAGCACCGTCAAAGAATCCCCAGTGTGCTTGTCCCCACACTCCGCCTACTAAGAGTTCATTGCCAGCTACATATTTCTGTAAATCTGCAGCATTTCTGTTCATGGGACTATGGAAAGAAACCAACATGCTGGTTAGTATATGGACATATTCACAGCTCCTTGTTTTCAGGCAATTCTTACCCACCAGAAAGTTTGCAAGGCAGGTTCTCAGACCTCCAGCTTCCCTGGGTTTTCTGGGCACAGGGTGAGTAGCACTACAGAGGAGTGGATGAAAAAGTTCACCTTGGGGTTGATGGATCAGCAGCTCTTTGTGCCCTGGTTTTGGAGTCAAGGAAGATAGTGTCTTCATCTAAGGTGGGTCCTGATTTACCTGAGGGTGTGCCTGTCAGGAATGAGTTGTTGGACAGGTGAGTGAAGTCAGATTGTCTCAGAGGTCtcagaatggggggggggggggggagcaggagggggcatGTCATTGgcaggaggctccagggcagcACTAGGGCTTGCAGCACTGGGGCTGTGCCTGTGCCTTTCTTCCTTCTTAGACCAAGAGAGTCTGGATGGGGTTTGAGTCAAGAGTTGTTCTCCAGACATTGACAGGATACAGCTTCTCAGACAATCCTAGATGACCAATTTCCATCCCCTCACATACTCTGGGTAGCAGACTGGAGAAGACAAGGCAGGATGCAGTAGTGGTGGTTTTGATTGGCAAGCCTGCAGCCAGGTTAACGCACAGCTATGCTCTGGCAATGCCTCTAGGCTGCTCTGAGATGGGTGCCACAGAAACATTCCAAGGCTACTCCCCAAGATACTAGACCCTTCAGGGGCACCCAAAAGCCCGCTGAGCCCAGCCATCCTGCCCACTTCGTCCACTGCAGGTGAGAATTCCATCATGTCTTTGAGGTGATCTTCTCCATGAAACCTCACCCAATCCCCAGCTCAATTGGCTCTTCCTCCTTAGGTGGATGGAAGCCTTGAACCTTCTGGCTTGTCTCCCTTGACAAGTTTGTCTTCCATATGGCACTTGTAGACAAGCACAGTGTCCAGCGCTCCAGAGCAATCTCTAAGTTGTTTTCATGAGTTCAATTAATGTAGGAAATGTTCACAATTAAAGTGAAAACCGATTTCACTTCCTATGAAAATTACTGAGGAATGGCTTCCCAGAAACAAATAAGAAGGAGAAGCTGTCATGACAAATGGGGTTTACCAGACTGGAAAGAGTTATGGGTGAGAGAGACCTATAGGGGAGACTTAATCCTCTGATTGTTTCCCTTAGTGCAGGGACCTATCGTTATATCTTATCCATGTGTTTCCTAGGGCAAAGGGACCACTACAAACACCCCTGAAGAGTTTAGAACACTGGCATGTGGAGAGGACACATCTCCTACCCAGTCCATATCCCTCCTTCTGCCCAGGTACCTGCTACTTCCCAGGAACGCTGAGAGAGGCTCACTTTAATGGCAGCGAACAACCATACAGACGTGGTGGAGTTTGTCCTTCAGGGATTCACAGAAAATCCCTGGCTCCAGGGTGCCTTCTCtgctctcttcctcttcctttaccTGACTGCTCTTGCAGGGAACAGCCTCATCCTCATGGCCATCTGCATGAACCCAACCCTCCACACTCCAATGTACATCTTTCTCACCAATTTGGCTATCTTAGATATTGTCTGCACATCCACTGTTCTCCCCAAGTTGCTGGAGAACCTGATGGGCAAGGGCAGCACCATCTCCTACAGAGGCTGCATGACCCAGCTCTTCTTCTTGACATGGTTCCTGGGGGCTGAGCTGCTGCTGCTCACCataatggcctatgaccgctatgtggccatctgcaagCCCTTGCACTATGGCACGATGATGAGCAAGCCGCTCTGTGCCCTGTTGGCAGGCAGCATGTGGGTTGTGGGTATAGTTGACTCCTCTGTACACACTGGCCTGATGGCAAGGCTAACATTCTGTGGCCCCAATCATATCCCTCACTTCCTGTGTGAAATTCCTACACTGCTGCTTCTTGCCTGTGGTTCAAAGTATGTGAACAATGTCATGGTTATCATGGCAGACATTTTCTTTGGGGTGGCCAACTTTCTGCTCACCATGATGTCTTATGCCTTCATCATCTCCAGCATCCTACAAATCCGTTCAGCTGAAGGAAAGCACCGTGCCTTCTCCACTTGCTCCTCCCACCTCCTGGTGGTCTGCATGTACTACTCCACCCTTATCTACACCTACTTACTCCCAGGGTCTGGGTCCTCCATGGAAAATGTCAAAGTAGTCACTGTCCTGTACACAGCAGTCAGCCCCACCCTAAACCCACTCATCTATACTCTTCGGAACAAGGATGTAAAAGTGGCCCTCAGGAGGATGTTTTCCACATTTggtaaatgaaaggaaatggcCATGGTAATTTTATCTAGATGTTACAGAGATAATTTCAAGAAAATGACTTTgggaataaagtaaaagtgaCCAGGAGAAGAAGGGGATGGATTTATAACAATGTACTTGCCACTGTGGGAATTGACCCAACTTCTATTGGAAGCTTACATTTAACTTTCCAAGGAGCTAACTGTAAATACTTTCAGGGCTTCAAGGGATCAGGAACTGAGACAGGACACAAAGGCAGAGTGAGTggccaggaggaggaggagttgcCCAGCCAGGTATTCCTGCTATTCTGTCTCCAGTGTCTGCTTATGCTTTTACCTATGTATCAGTACCGAGGAACAAAGCTTTAGCTTTCACAAGACGACACCACTGACCATTTCTCCTCTCAAATTGGAATTCTCAGGTTCAGGAATGAGGACTGTTATGTTCACTGCTTGGTACAATATTGGTATGGCACCTTTTGATATTGTGCTTTGCAGAATCTTACCTGGACCCTGATTCTCCATCCTACCTCCTATTGGCATGAAGTTGAGGGATAGACAAGAGGCACTGCTCATTACCATAGCATGGAGTTGTCATGACCTTGGCACTATGAAGAGAGTCCATTTTAGTGAGCTGCAGTAATGAGGCTTATTTCTGCATATATTATCTTGTCACATCAGACATCAACATTCTTTAACCAGTAGCTATGTCACCACAGAAAGAGTTGTTTTGGGATCCATAGTTTGGATCAAAGTGTCAAGATTACTGTTAATACATTCAGTTAGTTTCCaatgttattttattaataatattacgAATTATTATTGTTAATCCTATCttctcttctagcttctgaataTTTGTGTTTTGTACTACTTCAATTCAAAATCTCTTGCCTTTCTTGGTAATTGCATTCATATTCAAATatgcatttattattatatttgccAGCCATACCAAATTGATTGCACTGTCAACTCACCTGCAGACCCCAGACCTCACCAACATAGCACTTGGAAGTTTTCCAGGGATCTTATTCAATAGTGTAAATGCATGATTTTCAGTCCCATCCACCGTATCTAGTTGTAAGCATCCCAAGCACTGAGAAATTATTGATCTTTTCCTGCCTTGTATCCAAAACAGCATCAAATCTGATCGAGTGAATCCAAACACCTCTGATATCTGAATATTCTCCCATCACTATCACTCACAGTAAGATGTCATGTTGTCCCTTTTGGATGACTTGACACATTATATTTCATCTTTCTACATCTATGATTGACCTTCCAAGATTTATTTCCTGCCTCGTATCTAGAGTTATAATCGTGACAAAAGTTTATAAAGGTCTGCCTCAAGCACATGACAAAGTAGAAAGCTACAGTGAACCCTCAGGTGCCTGTTAACTTTTATTTAACTTGTTTCTACATGTGTTTTATTTCTCCATTAATTCATCCTGCTTTATGTATTTCAAAAGAGGTTGCAAACACCAGTAAACGTCTCCTTAAATATTTCTCCATGCATATAATTAATTATTGTtcatcaattatttaaaaatatcctttCTTTTTGAGGTTAAACTTTCAAACAGTGAAATGCATAAATAAGGGCACATTGTTTTCTGAGTTTTGACAACTGGCTACAGCTCTGAAATCCACCCTCTATCAAGAATATAGACTACTCCCATCCCTGAAGCTTCCCTCCTGCCCTTTTTCCAGTGAATTCCTGGTCCCCACCTTGAAATCCTCACTGTTCTGATTTTTTATACCATGGATCATTTTGACATATTCCAGTACTTCGTATAAATGAATCATAGAGTACATGAGcctcctttcacttagcatattatTTTTGAGTTTAATTCATGTAGTTTTCCATGTTATTAATTTGTTTTGTGATTAGTATTTCATATTAATATATCACATTATATTTATCCAGTCACCTTTTGACAGACATGCAccttgtttctaacttttggctattatgaataaagttgctataaacTGTTGCATACAAGTCTGTCTGTagatgtgttttttgtttcttttcagtaAATTACTTGGAGTATAATTGGTGCGTCTTAGTGTACGTGCATGTTGGCTTTTATCAGAAACTCTTGGTCATTTATCCAacatggctgtaccattttatagtcatcccagcaatgcatgagagttACTTCTTCACATCCTCAAAACATTTGGTGTTCTACAGAGAActgtttaaaaacagaaaaataactaTGTAAGTCCCCTGCTTATAGTTTTTTAGTAGCTCTCTGGTCTCATGAATGAAGTTAAAAATTGCTCATGATTGGCCTCCACTCTTCTTCTCTGTTACTGAGGTATAGTGCTTTAAAATCCCTTTGAGTAATGCGTTAGTGGCATCCCACAAAttctaatatgtttttattttcattttcattaagttCAAAGTGCTCTTCCCCTTTTGATGTTTTATTTCGTCTATGTACTATTTAGAAATGTGGTAGTTTCCAAAAGTTGGGTGTTTTCCAGTTACCCTTCTGTGTTGATTgctaatttatttccattttgtcaGAGAATATACTTTAAATGACTTCAATCACTTTAAAGTTAGAACTTATTTTATGGTCTGGTTTATGATCTTTCATTGTAAATGTTGTATATGcgattgaaaatatatattatgtataattTGGTGAAGTTTTCCATATATTATCAATGGAATAAAAGTGGTTATTGCATTAGTCAAAGTCCACTATATCTATGCTGATTTCAtgtctacttgttctatcaattattgataGAGGGTTAGTGAAGTGTGCTActataattttttgtttctatAATTTTCCTAGCACTTCCACCAATTTTAGTTCATGTATTTTGGATCTGTTATTAGGTTTTTATACATTTGtaattctttgggttttttttatgcTTTGACCACTTTTTGTTATGAAATTATCTTCTTTATCCCTGGATATATTACTGCTCTAAAAATTACTTTGCCATATATTAAAATAagcacttcccttttttttttagtgtaaaatATTTGTCAATTCTTTTAATCTACTTCTACACTGCATTTAAAGTTGACTCTTCGTAGATAGTATATAGTTCTTATTATTAAATCCAAATATGTCCTCCTTTAAATTGAATTATTCAGCTCTATAAATTTAAGATGATTGCTTCCCCATCATATTTGCAGGATATTTTTTGCTAGGTATAGAATTTTATGGtaagagttttctttctttcagtactCAAGTTGCTGCTCCTTGGTCTTCTTGCTAACATTGGTTGTAACAAGAACTGTGTTATCATCTTTATCATTTTTCCTCTGTACAGaacatattacattaatttgAATGATTATTTGATTAATGATTTTGTTCCTCTAGACTTAAGCTCTCTAATGTTACAGGGGTCATATTCTTTTTCTCATCATTATGTCTCCAGTCAATAACGTAGGCTCTGGTATATTACAGaaaccaaataaatattttaatagaaaaaattaatCCCTATTTAATTACCTATATCATCAACTGAGG is a window encoding:
- the LOC101420411 gene encoding olfactory receptor 13A1-like, giving the protein MAANNHTDVVEFVLQGFTENPWLQGAFSALFLFLYLTALAGNSLILMAICMNPTLHTPMYIFLTNLAILDIVCTSTVLPKLLENLMGKGSTISYRGCMTQLFFLTWFLGAELLLLTIMAYDRYVAICKPLHYGTMMSKPLCALLAGSMWVVGIVDSSVHTGLMARLTFCGPNHIPHFLCEIPTLLLLACGSKYVNNVMVIMADIFFGVANFLLTMMSYAFIISSILQIRSAEGKHRAFSTCSSHLLVVCMYYSTLIYTYLLPGSGSSMENVKVVTVLYTAVSPTLNPLIYTLRNKDVKVALRRMFSTFGK